One stretch of Hevea brasiliensis isolate MT/VB/25A 57/8 chromosome 12, ASM3005281v1, whole genome shotgun sequence DNA includes these proteins:
- the LOC110636711 gene encoding uncharacterized protein LOC110636711 gives MGYPKRSKEAVPRSRPDGRCKKHPKHKQSPGVCSICLSEKLSQLSTSCSSRTTSSYNAMDSVSSSSLSSYSSSSCSSSSSPLHLYRYGREGKGALSFLLNGKNVLTRSRSLVFAPRTRGNKDRISDDKKKGGILSKLLRPKNKTIEEGLSHSMTMRERVMSITRVK, from the coding sequence ATGGGATATCCGAAGAGATCCAAGGAAGCTGTGCCTCGCTCTAGGCCTGACGGTAGGTGCAAGAAGCACCCAAAACACAAGCAGTCTCCTGGTGTTTGCTCCATTTGTTTAAGCGAAAAACTCTCTCAGCTCTCAACTTCCTGCAGCTCACGTACTACCTCTTCTTATAATGCAATGGATTccgtttcttcttcttcattatctTCTTATTCCTCTTCCTCttgctcttcttcttcgtctCCATTGCATCTTTATCGATATGGAAGGGAGGGGAAGGGAGCTTTATCATTCTTGTTGAATGGCAAGAATGTGCTCACTAGGAGTAGATCATTGGTTTTTGCTCCAAGAACCAGAGGCAATAAAGACAGGATCAGTGATGATAAAAAGAAAGGTGGGATTTTGTCCAAGTTGCTACGTCCAAAAAATAAGACGATAGAGGAAGGTTTATCGCACTCTATGACTATGAGAGAAAGGGTGATGAGCATCACTAGGGTCAAGtag